A window of the Desulforapulum autotrophicum HRM2 genome harbors these coding sequences:
- a CDS encoding penicillin-binding transpeptidase domain-containing protein, whose protein sequence is MIKFFSLVLITAGIIVAIDIVSLESLPEIVATVKNHLPMEKTQPADLIDSPGEKSEKTTQQTPMTKQDLRALLNPSLIFNTETSKIMIQGTTEKFFVETSLDPSLQRLLTRNLDELKTLTRGKPQRIGLVAMEPFSGKIVAMAGFDLGNPSANPCTMDDYPAASIFKIVTASAVVETIGYSPETPLYFNGGKYTLYKRQLKETQNRYTTRVTLAKAFAESINPIFGKIAATRLDPETLTLYARAFGFNQAMDSDFSFDSGKMLITDSTYQQAEVGCGFNKTTTISPMFGAMLSSTIVNQGNRIVPSVVERVTDTKGTVVYASAPPHTQRAVNSKTARAVRTMMSRTITQGTARKAFRGAQRDSTLSKLEIGGKTGSINSRDNTIRYDWFTGFAKEKNGEKALALAVVVGHRKYIGTRASTYGKMIFKHYFNAYFASNKTTANRG, encoded by the coding sequence TTGATAAAGTTTTTTTCTCTTGTTCTGATAACCGCAGGGATCATAGTCGCAATCGACATTGTTTCCCTTGAAAGCCTTCCTGAAATCGTTGCCACTGTAAAAAACCACCTCCCCATGGAAAAAACCCAGCCGGCAGATTTAATCGACTCCCCCGGGGAAAAAAGTGAAAAAACAACACAACAGACACCTATGACAAAGCAGGATTTAAGGGCGCTCTTGAACCCCTCACTGATTTTTAACACTGAAACGTCAAAAATTATGATCCAGGGGACCACTGAAAAATTCTTTGTTGAAACCAGCCTTGACCCCTCTCTTCAAAGGCTGCTCACTCGGAACCTTGACGAACTCAAAACCCTTACCCGGGGGAAACCCCAGCGGATTGGCCTTGTGGCCATGGAACCCTTTAGCGGAAAAATCGTTGCCATGGCAGGATTTGACCTTGGTAATCCCAGTGCCAATCCCTGCACCATGGACGACTATCCAGCTGCAAGTATCTTTAAAATTGTGACTGCATCGGCCGTGGTGGAAACCATTGGTTACTCCCCCGAGACCCCCCTTTATTTTAACGGCGGGAAATACACCCTGTACAAACGGCAACTCAAGGAGACCCAAAACCGCTACACCACACGAGTGACCCTGGCCAAGGCCTTTGCCGAATCCATCAACCCGATTTTCGGCAAAATTGCCGCAACACGGTTAGATCCTGAAACCCTTACCCTCTATGCCAGAGCATTTGGATTCAACCAGGCAATGGATTCTGATTTTTCCTTTGATTCTGGAAAAATGCTCATTACAGACAGCACCTATCAGCAGGCCGAAGTGGGTTGCGGATTCAACAAGACAACCACCATCTCCCCCATGTTTGGGGCCATGCTCTCTTCGACCATTGTGAACCAGGGGAACCGAATCGTACCTTCAGTGGTTGAGCGGGTAACAGATACAAAAGGCACGGTTGTCTATGCCAGCGCGCCACCCCACACCCAAAGGGCTGTGAATTCTAAAACGGCACGGGCTGTGCGAACCATGATGTCACGAACAATCACACAGGGCACGGCCAGAAAGGCTTTCCGAGGGGCACAACGGGATTCAACCCTGTCAAAACTTGAGATCGGCGGCAAGACAGGTTCCATAAACAGCAGGGATAACACCATCAGATATGACTGGTTTACGGGATTTGCCAAGGAAAAAAATGGAGAAAAAGCATTGGCTCTGGCCGTTGTTGTCGGCCATCGAAAATATATCGGCACCCGGGCGTCAACCTATGGAAAAATGATTTTCAAGCACTATTTCAACGCCTATTTTGCATCTAACAAGACAACCGCCAACCGCGGCTAA
- a CDS encoding SIS domain-containing protein has protein sequence MVRFTQNLSMLKNKISRLFTIHVQLGVSLNHAEENTLILFPVEPNTLCCGLSALVSYKAPATADEHLDLPAMEQKVDCLRENSLTECLAKAIDLGQSYLAGQDSLLNFLHQTQTLRTRTPFFELFSDASRQTALSTLVAAMKRLVEKETDELKQRMVDLSLVQVDTITQRIETLQDIIWCIEHEVLENLKKVHDLSLAPPTGATMEEIITFKKINAVLNSIDRLEVRGRDSAGISLLFVLSKEAFEHFRDALITAGFEEQLKLRTNRTVLTNNSITISDTHPLDGSHLVSIAIVYKFAAEIGALGDNVSFLRNQIRNDQILHLLARSNAMFNTVSAHTRWASVGDITEANCHPVDNMPTDKEIQKNGIIHVSLNGDIDNYLELKNEYEHRYDAIPPEITTDTKIIPLQIEHFLRQGETIEEAFRLAVNDFRGSHAISMHTDLAPGKLFLARKGSGQALFIGIGKDHYIAASELYGIVEETQSFFKLDGERRGQILILDQNSPGGVEGIQSTTYDGTPIEINETRIQTSEITGRDIDRQNFPHYFLKEISEAPTSVEKTLQNKWKTSPQTGLYATTLTRSVIPENLETELKRGSIKRIHFIGQGTAGIAAQGCAHILASYLDGTDIAIKAMKSSELSGFALRGKDGDKETMTEDLIVALSQSGTTTDTNRTVDMVKSRGAHTIAIVNRRDSDLSFKTDGVLYTSSGRDIEMSVASTKAFYSQITAGAILGLHLAAILGTMTGEEITREIQELATIPEKMRQILTMKQAINRSAKRLAVKKNYWATVGSGSNKTSADEIRIKLSELCYKTISSDFVEDKKHIDLSSEPLIIICAAGTRESVLGDIIKDTAIFHAHKAAPVVITTEGEDRFDPYSDDVFKIPHAPEHLAPILNTLVGHLWGYYAALSINEGSQFMYTAKNHIEDLLDEFKIMGRDIYEVILEKKFRESIAAFYTQFSKRRRETLFPSALGLDNATNITLVLKYLSGRLPVSDFEVDFARKGTPSNMLDTFFQSMGKAINAMARPVDAIKHQAKTVTVGTSRITETFEGIVFEELALHNIRISQLTNKNVMVLKNLQQVIGEIKGGLLYKISGLTLLGEPSPETRIKVARKTGSLANEISRVENDPQLKGTKNIIVKEGNVYIGRGRKDGRSILVIPVLSSAANRSAAIEYLLSLNVGFKAANEVSLLKKIKALGGKHARIKDTILESGRLKWDDNLLDLVNIETLFGDSAEKIAEQIEARG, from the coding sequence ATGGTACGATTCACCCAAAACCTTTCCATGCTGAAAAATAAGATTTCACGACTGTTTACCATCCATGTTCAATTGGGTGTTTCCCTTAATCATGCAGAGGAGAATACCCTCATCCTCTTTCCTGTTGAACCCAACACCCTCTGCTGCGGACTCTCGGCCCTTGTGAGCTACAAAGCGCCGGCCACGGCAGATGAACACCTGGATTTACCAGCCATGGAACAAAAGGTTGACTGTTTAAGGGAAAACAGCCTGACCGAATGCCTTGCTAAAGCAATTGACCTTGGACAGAGCTACCTTGCCGGACAAGACTCCCTCCTGAATTTTCTCCATCAGACCCAGACCCTTCGAACCCGGACACCTTTTTTTGAACTCTTTTCCGACGCTTCCCGACAGACAGCGCTTTCAACCCTTGTAGCGGCCATGAAACGTCTTGTTGAAAAGGAAACTGACGAATTAAAACAGCGAATGGTTGACCTTTCCCTGGTTCAAGTCGACACGATAACACAGCGAATTGAGACTCTGCAGGACATCATCTGGTGTATTGAACACGAGGTGTTGGAAAACCTTAAAAAAGTTCACGATCTTTCCCTTGCCCCCCCCACGGGGGCAACCATGGAAGAGATCATAACATTCAAAAAAATCAATGCCGTTCTTAACAGCATCGACCGGCTTGAGGTCAGAGGCCGGGATTCAGCAGGCATCTCCCTCTTGTTTGTCCTTTCCAAGGAGGCGTTTGAGCATTTTCGCGACGCCCTTATCACGGCAGGCTTTGAAGAGCAGTTAAAGCTCAGGACCAACAGAACTGTTCTGACCAACAACAGCATCACGATCAGCGACACCCATCCTTTGGATGGAAGTCACCTGGTGAGCATCGCCATTGTCTATAAATTTGCAGCAGAGATCGGAGCACTGGGAGACAATGTTTCCTTTCTTCGCAACCAGATCAGAAACGATCAGATCCTTCACCTGCTTGCCCGTTCAAATGCGATGTTCAACACGGTTTCTGCCCACACACGGTGGGCTTCGGTGGGTGACATTACCGAGGCCAACTGCCACCCGGTTGACAATATGCCAACGGACAAGGAAATCCAGAAAAACGGCATCATCCATGTCAGTCTTAACGGTGATATTGACAACTATCTTGAACTTAAAAACGAATATGAACACCGCTATGATGCAATTCCCCCTGAAATCACCACAGACACAAAAATCATTCCCCTTCAGATCGAGCACTTCCTGAGGCAGGGGGAAACAATTGAAGAAGCCTTTCGATTGGCCGTCAACGACTTCCGTGGCTCCCATGCCATAAGCATGCACACGGACCTTGCTCCTGGAAAACTCTTTCTTGCAAGAAAGGGCAGTGGCCAGGCCCTGTTTATCGGTATTGGTAAAGACCACTATATCGCTGCATCTGAGCTTTACGGCATTGTGGAGGAGACCCAGTCCTTTTTCAAGCTTGATGGAGAACGAAGGGGACAGATCCTCATCCTTGACCAGAACAGTCCAGGAGGCGTTGAAGGGATCCAGTCAACCACCTATGACGGCACACCCATTGAAATCAATGAAACCAGAATCCAGACAAGTGAAATCACAGGAAGGGACATTGATCGCCAGAACTTTCCCCACTATTTTCTAAAGGAAATCTCAGAAGCCCCGACGTCCGTTGAAAAGACCCTGCAGAACAAATGGAAAACCTCACCCCAGACAGGGCTCTACGCAACCACCTTAACCCGATCAGTCATCCCGGAAAACCTGGAAACCGAACTCAAACGTGGCAGCATAAAAAGAATCCACTTCATCGGACAGGGAACGGCAGGGATTGCGGCCCAGGGGTGTGCCCACATCCTTGCCTCCTACCTTGATGGAACAGACATTGCCATCAAGGCCATGAAGTCATCTGAACTGTCTGGATTTGCCTTACGGGGCAAGGATGGCGATAAAGAAACCATGACCGAAGACCTTATCGTGGCCCTCAGCCAGTCGGGAACCACCACTGACACCAACCGGACCGTTGACATGGTTAAATCAAGGGGAGCCCACACCATTGCCATAGTGAACCGCAGGGATTCTGACTTGAGCTTTAAAACCGACGGGGTCCTCTATACGAGCAGCGGCAGGGACATTGAAATGTCCGTGGCCTCGACCAAGGCTTTTTACTCCCAGATCACAGCAGGCGCCATCCTGGGCCTCCACCTTGCTGCCATTCTCGGAACCATGACAGGGGAAGAAATCACCCGGGAGATTCAGGAGCTTGCAACAATTCCTGAAAAGATGCGACAAATCCTGACCATGAAACAGGCCATCAACCGTTCAGCAAAACGCCTTGCAGTAAAGAAAAACTATTGGGCCACAGTTGGCAGCGGATCCAACAAGACCTCTGCCGATGAGATCAGAATTAAATTGTCTGAACTCTGCTACAAGACCATCTCCTCTGATTTTGTTGAGGACAAAAAACATATCGATCTTTCAAGCGAGCCTTTGATCATCATCTGCGCCGCAGGAACAAGGGAGAGCGTACTTGGCGACATCATAAAGGATACGGCCATCTTCCATGCCCACAAGGCCGCTCCAGTGGTCATCACCACGGAGGGAGAAGACAGGTTCGACCCCTACAGCGATGATGTGTTTAAAATTCCCCACGCACCCGAACACCTGGCCCCCATCCTCAACACCCTGGTCGGGCATCTCTGGGGATACTATGCTGCACTTTCCATCAATGAAGGGTCGCAGTTCATGTACACGGCAAAAAACCACATTGAAGATCTTCTGGATGAATTTAAAATCATGGGCCGGGACATCTACGAGGTGATCCTTGAAAAAAAGTTCAGGGAAAGCATTGCCGCCTTCTATACGCAATTTTCAAAACGGCGCAGGGAAACCCTTTTTCCATCGGCCCTGGGCCTTGACAATGCAACCAACATCACCCTTGTATTGAAATACCTTTCGGGCAGGCTTCCTGTGTCTGACTTTGAGGTGGATTTTGCCCGAAAGGGAACCCCCAGCAATATGCTGGACACTTTTTTCCAGAGCATGGGCAAAGCCATCAACGCCATGGCAAGACCTGTGGATGCCATCAAACACCAGGCAAAGACCGTGACCGTCGGAACCAGCCGAATCACCGAAACCTTTGAAGGCATTGTGTTTGAAGAGCTTGCCCTGCACAACATCCGCATATCCCAGCTCACCAACAAGAATGTGATGGTGCTGAAAAATCTCCAGCAGGTAATCGGCGAAATCAAGGGAGGACTTCTCTACAAAATTTCCGGGCTTACCCTGCTTGGAGAGCCCTCGCCTGAAACCAGGATCAAGGTTGCCAGGAAAACCGGCTCCCTTGCAAACGAAATCTCGAGGGTGGAAAATGACCCCCAGCTCAAGGGAACCAAAAATATCATCGTAAAAGAGGGGAATGTCTATATTGGCAGGGGACGAAAGGATGGCCGCAGCATCCTTGTGATACCGGTTCTCTCGTCTGCAGCCAATCGATCGGCCGCCATTGAGTATCTTCTCTCGTTGAATGTTGGGTTCAAGGCGGCAAACGAGGTCTCGCTACTGAAAAAGATCAAGGCCCTTGGCGGTAAGCATGCCCGGATAAAGGATACCATCCTTGAATCAGGCCGCCTCAAATGGGACGACAACCTCCTTGACCTTGTGAACATTGAGACGCTTTTTGGCGACTCGGCCGAAAAAATTGCCGAGCAGATTGAGGCCAGGGGATAA
- a CDS encoding CTP synthase: MSDTTKYIFVTGGVVSSLGKGLASAAIGMLLESRGLSVTIQKLDPYINVDPGTMNPFQHGEVFVTDDGAETDLDLGHYERFTTAKLGKNNNFTTGKIYHSVITKERRGEYLGGTVQVIPHITDEIKRSISLVAHGVDVVIVEIGGTIGDIESLPFLEAIRQLKADLGRNNVIYIHLTLVPYIGTAGELKTKPTQHSVKELRSIGIQPDILLCRTDRYLSPEIKAKIALFCNIDDDAVFTAKDVDCIYEVPLVYNKEGLGDKILQKLNIWARSPRLDEWRDMVDKFKNPRSKVTIAIVGKYVDLTESYKSLNEALTHGGIANESSVELMFVDSSTLNLENYGEILEKADGILVPGGFGSRGVEGKILAVTYARENRVPFFGICLGMHMAVVEFARNVAGMEDANGTEFNPRTPYPVIYLMTEWYDERSKKIEKRDTLSDKGGTMRLGAYPCDLVEGTLAMAAYGEKSISERHRHRFEFNNEYRKTLEEAGLMISGTSPDQTLVEIVEIKDHPWFLACQFHPEFKSRPNNPHPLFRDFIKASLKNK, translated from the coding sequence ATGTCTGATACGACCAAGTATATTTTTGTCACAGGAGGGGTCGTCTCCTCCCTTGGTAAGGGCCTGGCTTCGGCTGCCATCGGAATGCTCTTAGAGAGCCGCGGACTCAGTGTAACAATTCAGAAACTAGACCCGTATATCAATGTGGACCCCGGCACCATGAATCCGTTTCAGCACGGCGAGGTCTTTGTGACGGATGATGGAGCGGAAACAGACCTTGACCTGGGGCATTACGAACGGTTTACAACGGCAAAGCTGGGCAAGAACAACAATTTTACCACGGGGAAAATTTACCATTCCGTCATTACCAAAGAGCGGCGGGGGGAGTACCTCGGCGGCACCGTCCAGGTGATTCCCCACATTACGGACGAGATCAAGCGCAGCATCTCCCTTGTGGCCCATGGGGTGGATGTGGTCATTGTTGAAATCGGTGGCACCATCGGTGACATTGAGTCCCTGCCGTTTCTTGAGGCCATCCGTCAGCTCAAGGCCGATCTGGGCCGTAACAACGTTATCTACATCCATTTGACGCTTGTGCCTTATATTGGCACGGCAGGAGAGCTAAAGACCAAGCCTACCCAGCACAGTGTCAAGGAATTAAGGAGTATCGGTATTCAGCCGGACATTCTTCTCTGTCGTACGGACCGCTATCTTTCACCGGAAATCAAGGCAAAGATCGCACTTTTCTGCAACATAGATGATGATGCCGTGTTTACAGCAAAGGATGTGGACTGCATCTATGAGGTTCCCCTGGTCTACAACAAGGAAGGGCTGGGTGACAAGATTCTTCAGAAGCTCAACATCTGGGCCCGGTCACCAAGGCTTGATGAGTGGCGGGACATGGTTGACAAGTTTAAAAATCCCCGGTCAAAAGTTACCATTGCCATTGTGGGCAAGTATGTGGATCTTACCGAATCCTACAAGAGTCTGAACGAAGCCCTGACCCACGGCGGCATAGCCAACGAGTCAAGTGTAGAGCTCATGTTTGTGGATTCTTCGACCCTTAACCTTGAAAACTATGGCGAAATCCTTGAAAAGGCCGATGGTATCCTGGTCCCCGGCGGCTTTGGTTCCAGGGGGGTTGAGGGGAAAATCCTGGCTGTCACCTATGCCAGGGAAAATCGGGTGCCTTTTTTCGGCATCTGCCTTGGCATGCACATGGCTGTTGTGGAATTTGCCAGAAACGTGGCCGGCATGGAAGATGCCAATGGGACTGAATTCAATCCACGCACCCCTTATCCGGTGATCTATCTCATGACCGAGTGGTACGATGAGCGCTCAAAAAAGATTGAAAAACGGGACACCCTGTCTGACAAGGGTGGTACCATGCGCCTGGGGGCCTATCCCTGTGATCTTGTGGAGGGAACATTAGCCATGGCGGCCTATGGAGAAAAATCCATATCTGAAAGGCATCGCCATCGGTTTGAGTTCAACAATGAATATCGAAAGACGCTTGAGGAGGCAGGGCTCATGATCAGCGGCACTTCACCGGATCAAACCCTTGTGGAGATTGTGGAAATAAAGGATCATCCCTGGTTCCTGGCCTGCCAGTTTCACCCGGAGTTTAAATCCAGACCCAACAATCCCCATCCCCTTTTCAGGGATTTTATCAAAGCGTCCTTGAAAAATAAATAA
- the eno gene encoding phosphopyruvate hydratase yields MTEIIDVKAREILDSRGNPTVEVDVVLACGVQGRAAVPSGASTGTREALEMRDQDASRFLGKGVLKAVANVNEVIAPEIIGFDTMDQAGLDRTMIDMDGTENKSRLGANAILGVSMAAARAAAKAAEIPLYRHIGGINARILPVPMMNIINGGAHAPNNLDIQEFMILPFGAPSLCEAVRMGAETFHTLKKILKKEGLSTAVGDEGGFAPNLKSNEEAIEFIIRAIEEAGYRPGKDIGIALDAAASEFYKNGKYVFESEGQVLTSEELVDYYESLVTRYALYSIEDGLAEQDWTGWQMMTKRLGDSLQIVGDDVFVTNPDIFRKGISEGIGNSILIKLNQIGTVTETLDTIQMAKESGYTTVISHRSGETEDTFIADLAVAVNAGQIKTGSLSRSDRVAKYNQLIRIEEALGMGGIFPEDLFV; encoded by the coding sequence ATGACTGAGATCATAGATGTCAAGGCAAGGGAAATTCTTGATTCCCGGGGCAATCCCACCGTTGAGGTCGATGTAGTTCTGGCCTGCGGTGTACAGGGGCGTGCGGCAGTACCTTCGGGCGCTTCCACTGGAACCCGTGAGGCCCTTGAGATGAGGGACCAGGACGCCAGTCGTTTTCTTGGCAAGGGGGTTCTCAAGGCCGTTGCCAATGTCAACGAAGTGATTGCGCCTGAAATCATTGGTTTTGATACCATGGATCAGGCCGGGCTCGACAGAACCATGATCGATATGGATGGCACGGAAAATAAATCCCGACTGGGTGCAAATGCAATCCTCGGAGTTTCCATGGCAGCGGCCAGGGCAGCGGCCAAGGCTGCTGAGATTCCACTGTACCGGCATATCGGCGGGATCAACGCAAGAATTCTTCCGGTACCGATGATGAATATCATCAACGGCGGTGCACATGCGCCCAATAATCTTGATATCCAGGAATTCATGATTCTTCCCTTTGGCGCACCCTCCCTTTGCGAGGCTGTGCGCATGGGTGCTGAAACGTTCCACACCCTTAAGAAGATCTTGAAAAAAGAGGGGCTCAGCACGGCCGTGGGTGACGAAGGCGGATTTGCTCCGAATCTTAAATCCAATGAAGAGGCCATCGAGTTCATCATCCGGGCCATTGAGGAGGCGGGCTACAGGCCGGGCAAGGACATCGGTATTGCCCTTGATGCTGCGGCAAGCGAATTTTATAAAAACGGAAAATATGTGTTTGAATCAGAGGGTCAGGTGCTGACATCCGAAGAGCTTGTGGATTACTATGAATCCCTTGTGACCCGATATGCCCTATACTCCATTGAGGATGGCCTTGCAGAGCAGGACTGGACAGGGTGGCAGATGATGACTAAACGGCTGGGGGATTCCCTCCAGATCGTGGGCGATGACGTCTTTGTGACCAATCCGGATATCTTCCGCAAGGGAATCTCAGAAGGCATTGGAAACTCGATACTCATCAAGCTCAACCAGATTGGAACGGTGACGGAAACCCTTGATACCATCCAGATGGCAAAAGAATCCGGCTATACCACGGTGATTTCCCATCGATCGGGGGAAACTGAAGACACCTTCATTGCCGATCTGGCTGTTGCCGTCAACGCAGGTCAGATCAAGACAGGCTCCCTTTCCAGAAGTGACAGGGTGGCAAAGTACAACCAGCTCATTCGAATTGAAGAGGCCCTTGGCATGGGCGGCATCTTTCCGGAAGATCTTTTTGTATGA
- the tsaA gene encoding tRNA (N6-threonylcarbamoyladenosine(37)-N6)-methyltransferase TrmO: MITFNEIGIIHSPHKERRGAPIQPAGADKFQGEVEVYPEFQEGLTDLKGFERIILIYHFHLSEGFDLMTKPFLDNQKRGLFSTRAPKRPNPIGLSIVRLLGVEKNILLVQGVDIVDKTPLIDIKPYVPQFDAFPGSKAGWIDAARLTAQSVRADDRFTRE, from the coding sequence ATGATCACTTTTAATGAAATAGGAATAATCCATTCCCCCCACAAGGAACGAAGGGGGGCACCCATTCAGCCTGCCGGTGCAGATAAATTCCAGGGAGAGGTTGAGGTTTATCCAGAGTTCCAGGAGGGCCTTACGGATCTGAAGGGGTTTGAAAGGATAATTCTGATCTATCATTTTCACCTTTCAGAGGGGTTTGATCTCATGACAAAGCCTTTTCTGGACAATCAAAAGCGGGGGCTTTTTTCCACCCGGGCACCCAAGCGTCCCAATCCCATTGGGCTGTCCATTGTTCGTCTCCTCGGGGTTGAAAAGAATATTCTCCTTGTCCAGGGGGTTGATATTGTGGACAAGACCCCCTTGATCGACATTAAACCCTATGTCCCTCAATTTGATGCATTCCCAGGTTCCAAAGCTGGGTGGATTGATGCTGCCCGCCTAACGGCCCAATCGGTTCGAGCCGACGACCGGTTTACCAGGGAGTGA
- the galE gene encoding UDP-glucose 4-epimerase GalE produces the protein MKILVTGGAGYIGSHTCVALLNQGWEVVVVDNLSNSSELSLQRVESITGKHLTFHRTDLLDRKSLTAVFKDHAHQPFDAVIHFAGKKAVGESVEIPLAYFHNNITGTLVLLEVMDEFSVKNIVFSSSATVYGNPATLPIREDFPLSVTNPYGRTKLMIEEILKDLYLSDNSWNIALLRYFNPVGAHESGLIGEDPNGIPNNLVPYITQVAVGKLDKVNVFGNDYNTPDGTGVRDYIHVSDLAAGHIKTIPKLLTNPGVVTYNLGTGRGNSVLEMIAGFQRVCKKDIPFVISPRRAGDIAACWADPSKAEKALGWRAEKSLDDMCRDSWKWQKNNPNGYQ, from the coding sequence ATGAAAATTCTTGTAACAGGCGGAGCCGGATACATTGGAAGCCACACCTGTGTGGCTCTTTTAAACCAGGGTTGGGAGGTTGTGGTGGTGGACAATTTGTCAAACAGCAGCGAACTGTCCTTACAACGGGTGGAGTCCATCACTGGAAAACACCTCACCTTCCACCGAACAGATCTGCTTGACAGAAAAAGCCTGACAGCTGTTTTCAAGGACCATGCCCATCAGCCATTTGACGCGGTAATCCATTTTGCTGGAAAAAAAGCCGTGGGCGAATCAGTTGAAATTCCACTTGCCTACTTTCACAACAATATCACAGGTACCCTGGTACTCCTCGAGGTTATGGATGAGTTTTCAGTTAAAAACATAGTATTTAGCTCATCAGCAACGGTTTATGGCAATCCCGCCACTCTGCCCATCCGTGAGGATTTTCCCCTGAGTGTCACCAACCCCTATGGCCGGACAAAATTGATGATCGAAGAAATACTCAAGGACCTTTACCTGTCAGACAACAGCTGGAATATTGCCCTTTTGCGGTACTTCAACCCCGTTGGAGCCCATGAAAGCGGACTTATCGGGGAAGATCCCAATGGAATTCCCAACAATCTTGTTCCCTACATTACCCAGGTAGCCGTTGGAAAACTCGACAAAGTAAACGTATTTGGCAATGATTACAACACCCCGGATGGCACTGGGGTGAGGGACTATATCCACGTCTCAGACCTTGCGGCCGGACACATCAAAACAATTCCAAAACTGTTGACGAATCCGGGGGTTGTTACCTATAACCTTGGTACAGGAAGGGGAAATTCAGTGCTTGAAATGATAGCAGGATTTCAGCGAGTCTGCAAAAAGGATATCCCCTTTGTCATTTCCCCGAGAAGAGCCGGTGATATTGCCGCCTGCTGGGCCGATCCATCTAAAGCTGAAAAAGCCCTTGGCTGGCGGGCGGAAAAATCCCTTGACGATATGTGCCGGGATTCCTGGAAATGGCAGAAAAACAATCCCAACGGTTACCAATAG